The Syntrophorhabdus sp. genome contains a region encoding:
- a CDS encoding class I SAM-dependent methyltransferase — MENDERRACLQRMTGGTLRPGGLTLTTRALELCRVPPEARVLDAGCGNGVTLRHLRERYGVRCCGLDLSMEMLAAARDEDGEGSLVRARMEEIPFRNDAFQGVLCECVLSHTNAEVVVREFSRIVEEGGFLILSDLYRLFPGSAAPQGMEVLGRDRLEECLTRSGFDIVTWEDRTADLRRLAAELIMSGCSLPPYHVAAGAAPAKAFHDWRGIGYYLLVARRTNDNQC, encoded by the coding sequence ATGGAGAATGATGAACGGAGGGCATGCCTTCAGAGGATGACGGGCGGGACCTTGAGGCCCGGTGGACTCACCCTGACGACGAGGGCCCTCGAACTGTGCCGTGTGCCTCCCGAGGCCCGGGTCCTTGATGCGGGGTGCGGCAACGGTGTGACGCTCAGGCATCTCAGGGAACGATACGGGGTTCGGTGCTGCGGCCTCGACCTTTCCATGGAGATGCTTGCGGCAGCGAGGGACGAGGACGGGGAGGGTTCTCTCGTGCGGGCAAGGATGGAAGAGATTCCCTTCAGGAACGACGCCTTTCAAGGCGTCCTGTGCGAGTGTGTTCTCTCCCACACCAACGCGGAGGTGGTGGTGAGGGAGTTCTCCAGGATCGTGGAAGAAGGCGGCTTCCTCATTCTTTCCGACCTGTATCGCCTCTTTCCCGGGTCGGCTGCGCCGCAGGGCATGGAGGTCCTTGGCAGGGACCGTCTGGAGGAATGCCTGACCCGGTCTGGTTTCGATATCGTGACCTGGGAGGACAGGACCGCCGACCTCAGGAGGCTGGCGGCCGAGCTCATCATGTCGGGCTGCTCGTTGCCGCCGTACCATGTGGCCGCCGGGGCTGCTCCCGCAAAGGCATTCCATGACTGGAGGGGCATCGGGTACTATCTTCTCGTTGCAAGGAGGACCAATGACAACCAATGCTGA
- a CDS encoding DNA-binding protein has protein sequence MPAKKQQTLDWTCTKCDRRLELATVKLKYMEETFGVDIPACPSCQRIFVSEEDATQRMAQAEKMLEDK, from the coding sequence ATGCCCGCGAAGAAACAGCAAACGCTTGACTGGACCTGTACGAAGTGTGACAGGAGACTCGAGCTGGCCACGGTGAAGCTGAAATACATGGAGGAGACCTTCGGTGTCGACATACCTGCGTGTCCTTCCTGCCAGCGCATATTTGTAAGCGAGGAAGACGCCACTCAGAGGATGGCCCAGGCCGAGAAGATGCTCGAGGACAAGTAG